One Spinacia oleracea cultivar Varoflay chromosome 4, BTI_SOV_V1, whole genome shotgun sequence DNA segment encodes these proteins:
- the LOC110805939 gene encoding GPI-anchored protein LLG1-like has translation MESEKKHIFRLRNLIGYFQSSTTGTAATATATATATVIFMILVLVHPSATAYSPDELQHPRVSVGRHLLQTIKDCPVDFQHLNYTIITSRCKGPKYPANICCEAFNDLACPYGPTLNDITNNCATTMFSYINLYGKYPPGLFANICRDSKRGLECTAAQTSKSSHATASSSTIAAATPTIVLLLILILYCMFQ, from the exons ATGGAATCGGAGAAGAAGCATATATTTAGACTACGGAATTTGATCGGCTACTTTCAATCCTCTACTACTGGAActgcagcaacagcaacagcaacagcaacagcaacagtcATATTCATGATTCTTGTGCTTGTCCATCCTTCAGCTACTGCTTATTCTCCAG ATGAACTGCAACACCCTCGAGTCTCAGTTGGCCGACATCTCCTCCAAACTATAAAAG ATTGCCCGGTCGATTTTCAGCACTTGAACTACACAATCATAACAAGCAGATGCAAAGGACCCAAATACCCAGCCAACATATGCTGTGAGGCTTTTAATGATTTGGCATGCCCTTACGGTCCAACCTTAAACGACATTACCAACAATTGTGCAACCACCATGTTCAGCTATATCAATCTCTATGGCAAATACCCACCAGGCCTTTTCGCCAACATTTGCCGCGACAGTAAGCGTGGTCTTGAGTGCACTGCAGCTCAGACGTCCAAGTCCTCTCACGCCACAGCCAGTAGTAGTACTATTGCTGCAGCCACTCCTACCATAGTTCTCCTCTTAATTCTAATTTTATACTGCATGTTCCAGtaa